The following proteins come from a genomic window of Musa acuminata AAA Group cultivar baxijiao chromosome BXJ1-7, Cavendish_Baxijiao_AAA, whole genome shotgun sequence:
- the LOC135679351 gene encoding protein FATTY ACID EXPORT 3, chloroplastic-like isoform X2, with amino-acid sequence MQARILEARRREAVTFLLRSLRYFVLLLFLCFDLPPRSPMAASLQGLVPLRRPDPDIYGIRPGADSFPVVVAPCFLGPAHSPLSKRRLGARLVSVDRRSMKIIPLAASREEQNRSDIELEKGAGASQEAWKKALQRFMTEALKVMAVSERAYGIYSKKAIEILMDTFEKLKIQADKARDDLRIIAKEFSKEGKEYFSAAAKNSPDSLRDILEIYASASDLKNTAAIRDFYLGIPYGSFLAVGGFIYFMLTGSIPAIRFGVILGTAILALSVSSLRSRKNGKATSLLLIGQTAISSIIFCRQWLLCSERGSFSSLLTVLIRFVIDHREGPKRGTEFRELVIGEGDQY; translated from the exons ATGCAAGCTAGAATTCTCGAAGCGAGACGGAGGGAGGCGGTTACTTTCTTGCTTCGGTCTCTCCGCTATTTcgttctcctcctctttctttgtTTCGATCTCCCTCCGAGGTCGCCAATGGCCGCCTCTCTCCAAGGCTTGGTTCCCCTCCGACGCCCTGACCCTGATATTTATGGCATCCGACCGGGCGCCGACTCCTTCCCGGTGGTCGTCGCCCCCTGCTTCCTGGGTCCGGCCCATTCCCCGCTCTCGAAGAGGCGGTTGGGAGCTCGCCTCGTGTCCGTGGATCGGCGGTCGATGAAAATCATTCCTCTCGCGGCTTCTCGCGAGGAACAG AATCGTTCAGATATTGAATTGGAGAAAGGAGCTGGGGCATCACAAGAAGCATGGAAGAAGGCACTACAACGATTCATGACTGAAGCCCTGAAAGTCATGGCCGTATCGGAAAGAGCATATGGGATTTACTCAAAGAAAGCAATAGAAATATTGATGGATACATTTGAGAAGCTCAAGATCCAAGCTGATAAAGCACGGgatgatttgagaataatagccaaagaattttcaaaagaaggaaaagaatatTTTTCAGCAGCAGCGAAGAATTCTCCTGACTCATTGAGAGACATTTTGGAAATTTATGCATCAGCAAGTGACTTGAAGAACACGGCTGCCATTAGAGATTTTTACCTTGGAATTCCATATG GTTCCTTTCTTGCCGTTGGTGGTTTCATTTATTTCATGCTAACCGGAAGCATTCCTGCCATTCGTTTTGGTGTTATACTTGGCACTGCAATTTTGGCTCTGAGCGTGTCAAGCTTGAGGTCACGGAAGAATGGGAAAGCAACCTCACTTCTTTTGATAGGGCAAACTG CAATTTCCAGTATTATATTCTGCAGGCAGTGGTTGTTGTGTTCTGAG AGGGGTTCATTTTCAAGCCTTTTGACAGTTCTTATCAG GTTCGTGATTGATCATCGTGAGGGTCCCAAGCGTGGAACAGAGTTCAGAGAGTTGGtg ATTGGTGAAGGTGACCAATATTAA
- the LOC135679351 gene encoding protein FATTY ACID EXPORT 3, chloroplastic-like isoform X1, translated as MQARILEARRREAVTFLLRSLRYFVLLLFLCFDLPPRSPMAASLQGLVPLRRPDPDIYGIRPGADSFPVVVAPCFLGPAHSPLSKRRLGARLVSVDRRSMKIIPLAASREEQNRSDIELEKGAGASQEAWKKALQRFMTEALKVMAVSERAYGIYSKKAIEILMDTFEKLKIQADKARDDLRIIAKEFSKEGKEYFSAAAKNSPDSLRDILEIYASASDLKNTAAIRDFYLGIPYGSFLAVGGFIYFMLTGSIPAIRFGVILGTAILALSVSSLRSRKNGKATSLLLIGQTAISSIIFCRQWLLCSERGSFSSLLTVLISGAMVGFYAYRFVIDHREGPKRGTEFRELVIGEGDQY; from the exons ATGCAAGCTAGAATTCTCGAAGCGAGACGGAGGGAGGCGGTTACTTTCTTGCTTCGGTCTCTCCGCTATTTcgttctcctcctctttctttgtTTCGATCTCCCTCCGAGGTCGCCAATGGCCGCCTCTCTCCAAGGCTTGGTTCCCCTCCGACGCCCTGACCCTGATATTTATGGCATCCGACCGGGCGCCGACTCCTTCCCGGTGGTCGTCGCCCCCTGCTTCCTGGGTCCGGCCCATTCCCCGCTCTCGAAGAGGCGGTTGGGAGCTCGCCTCGTGTCCGTGGATCGGCGGTCGATGAAAATCATTCCTCTCGCGGCTTCTCGCGAGGAACAG AATCGTTCAGATATTGAATTGGAGAAAGGAGCTGGGGCATCACAAGAAGCATGGAAGAAGGCACTACAACGATTCATGACTGAAGCCCTGAAAGTCATGGCCGTATCGGAAAGAGCATATGGGATTTACTCAAAGAAAGCAATAGAAATATTGATGGATACATTTGAGAAGCTCAAGATCCAAGCTGATAAAGCACGGgatgatttgagaataatagccaaagaattttcaaaagaaggaaaagaatatTTTTCAGCAGCAGCGAAGAATTCTCCTGACTCATTGAGAGACATTTTGGAAATTTATGCATCAGCAAGTGACTTGAAGAACACGGCTGCCATTAGAGATTTTTACCTTGGAATTCCATATG GTTCCTTTCTTGCCGTTGGTGGTTTCATTTATTTCATGCTAACCGGAAGCATTCCTGCCATTCGTTTTGGTGTTATACTTGGCACTGCAATTTTGGCTCTGAGCGTGTCAAGCTTGAGGTCACGGAAGAATGGGAAAGCAACCTCACTTCTTTTGATAGGGCAAACTG CAATTTCCAGTATTATATTCTGCAGGCAGTGGTTGTTGTGTTCTGAG AGGGGTTCATTTTCAAGCCTTTTGACAGTTCTTATCAG TGGTGCAATGGTAGGTTTCTATGCCTATAGGTTCGTGATTGATCATCGTGAGGGTCCCAAGCGTGGAACAGAGTTCAGAGAGTTGGtg ATTGGTGAAGGTGACCAATATTAA